From the Streptomyces nodosus genome, the window GTGCACACGCAGAGTCAGCCAGCGCAGGCCCATCTGGGCGATCCGCAGCCGCATCCCGGTCGGCTCCAGGGCGAGTATCTGGTCGTCGGGGCGCAGCAGACCGCTCTCCACCAGGCGGTGCGCACCGGCCATGTCCGGGGCCTCCTCGTCCACGGTCGCCACCAGGAGGACATCCCCGGCGGGCGGACGGCCGCTCGCGGTGAGCGCGTCCAGGAGGTTGATCGACAGCGCCAGACCCGCCTTCATGTCGCAGGCGCCCCGCCCGTACAGGCGGCCGTCGGCCACGGCCCCGCCGAGCGGCGGGAAGGTCCAGCCCTCGCCCACGGGCACCGTGTCCATATGGCTGAGCAGCACGAGCCGGGGGGCGGACCCCTCGCCGGGCACTCGGGCCACGACATTGTCGCGGCCCTCCGCCACCGGCATGCGCTCGGTGGCCACGCCCGCGTCGGAGAGCCGGTTGCCGACCCACTCGGCGCACTTGCCTTCGAGCGGTCCGGGGTTCTGACTGTCGATGCCGATCAGGGTGCGGGTGTCGGTGAGGACGACGTCCGGAGAGATCATTGCGTTTTCCTTGGTTCGGTGCGGCAGGCGCCGGGGACGGATGGCCGGTCGGCGACCCGATGCCGGGTGGGCGTGGGACGCCGAGCCGCGGGGGTGGGGGCCGGTGTCCGGCGGACGGGTCGGCCCGGCCGTGGGCGGGTGGTGGGTCAGCCGGCCGGGGGCGGGCCGTCGACGACCAGGGTCTGACCGCTGATCCCGGAGCTCTCGGTGGACACGAGCCAGGCGCAGGTCCGGCCCACCTCCGCCGGGTCGATCAGACGGCGGAACGCCGAGGCGTCCGCGAACCGGGCCAGCACCTCGGCCTCGGACGTGTGTTCGCGCTCCGCCACCTGTGCGGCCAGCCGTCGCAGCATGGGGCTGTCCACATTGCCGGGACAGACCGCGTTCGCCCGTCCGCCGTAGGCGGCGATCTCCGCCGCGAAGGACTGCACGAAGCCGATCAGGCCGAACTTCGACGCGCAGTACACCGACCCGCCCGCCTCACCGCGCAGCCCCGCGGTGGAGGAGAGGAACACCGCGCCGAACGGGTGCGGGTCATCGGCCAGCGCTCGCGCCACGGCCTGCCCGGTGCGGAACGCCCCGCGCAGGTTGACCTCCATCAGCCGGTCGTACTGCGACCAGTCGGTGGTCGCCACCGGGCCGGTGTAGTTCACGCCGGCGGTGTACACGAGCCCGTCAAGGCGCTCGCCGGGGCCGGCGGCGTCCCGCAGCATCTCCTCGACCGATCCCTGATCGGTCACATCGACCAGCCCGGCCCGGTGGCCGGAGCCGGGCAGATCGGCCAGGGCGGCCGAGGGATCGACGGTGTCCACCGCCCACACCGAGTGGCCGCGCCGCGCGACCGCGTCGCACACCGCACGGCCCAGCGCGCCCGCCGCGCCGACCACGGCCACCACGGACTTCGGCTGCCCGGTCATGACGCCCGCCCCATGTCCCGTACGGCCCGGGCGATCGAGGCCCGGCGCGGGACGACGGCCTGTTCGAGGCTCAGCGCGGCGGGCACCGGCACATCGGGTGTGCCGTGCCGGGCGACCTGGCTCAGCGCCCGTGTCCCGAGCCGCTCGACGACCCCGGTGATGACCTCGCCGCTGAGCCCGAACCCCAGATAGTCCTCGTCGACGACCAGGAGCCGACCGGTCCGCGCCACCGAGGCGCACACCGTGTCCAGGTCGAGCGGAACGACGCTGCGCAGGTCGATCACCTCGACGTCGACGCCCTCGCCGGCCAGTTCCTCCGCGGCGTGCAGGCTCTCGCCCACGGTGGCGCTGAGGGTGACCAGCGTCAGATCGGAGCCCGGGCGGACCACCGAGGCCCGGCCGAGCGGCACCGTGTAGGACTCCTTGGGCACCTGCGCCCCATGGGTGAAGCTGCCCGCCTTCTGCAGCAGCAGGCCCTTGTGCTCGATGAACACCACCGGGTCGTCGCTGCGCACCGCCGCGGCCATCAGGCCCTTGCTGTCGTACGGCGAGGACGGCGCGACCACCTGGAGTCCGGGCAGGTGCGCGAAGGTGCCCCACAGACACTGCGAGTGCTGCGCGGCCGAGCCGATACAGCCGCCCGCGGTCTTGATCACCATGGGCATGCCCACCCGGCCGCCGGTCATGTACCGGATCTTCGCCGCCGCGTTGTACACCTGCTCGAGGCAGACGCCGATGAAGTCCACGAACATGATCTCGACCACCGGCCGGTAGCCCTCCATGGCCAGCCCCACGGCCGCGCCGGTGAACGCCATCTCGGAGATCGGGGTGTCCCGCACCCGGTCCTTGCCGAACGCCTTCTGCAACCCGCGGGTGCTGCCGAAGACGCCGCCCTGAAGCCCGACGTCCTCCCCGAACACCACGACGCGGTCGTCGCGTTCCATCTCCAGGCGCAGCGACTCCGCGACGCACTGGGAGACATTGATGTTCCGTACGTCGGTGCCAGCCCGGGCCGGCCCTCCGGTGGTGGTGGTCATGCGCTCGGGCCTTTCGCGAAGACATGGTCACGGGCAGTGGCGGGGTCGGGCAGCGGGTCGGCGCGCACCGCGGCGAGGGCGGCG encodes:
- a CDS encoding SDR family NAD(P)-dependent oxidoreductase, whose product is MTGQPKSVVAVVGAAGALGRAVCDAVARRGHSVWAVDTVDPSAALADLPGSGHRAGLVDVTDQGSVEEMLRDAAGPGERLDGLVYTAGVNYTGPVATTDWSQYDRLMEVNLRGAFRTGQAVARALADDPHPFGAVFLSSTAGLRGEAGGSVYCASKFGLIGFVQSFAAEIAAYGGRANAVCPGNVDSPMLRRLAAQVAEREHTSEAEVLARFADASAFRRLIDPAEVGRTCAWLVSTESSGISGQTLVVDGPPPAG
- a CDS encoding alpha-ketoacid dehydrogenase subunit beta; this encodes MTTTTGGPARAGTDVRNINVSQCVAESLRLEMERDDRVVVFGEDVGLQGGVFGSTRGLQKAFGKDRVRDTPISEMAFTGAAVGLAMEGYRPVVEIMFVDFIGVCLEQVYNAAAKIRYMTGGRVGMPMVIKTAGGCIGSAAQHSQCLWGTFAHLPGLQVVAPSSPYDSKGLMAAAVRSDDPVVFIEHKGLLLQKAGSFTHGAQVPKESYTVPLGRASVVRPGSDLTLVTLSATVGESLHAAEELAGEGVDVEVIDLRSVVPLDLDTVCASVARTGRLLVVDEDYLGFGLSGEVITGVVERLGTRALSQVARHGTPDVPVPAALSLEQAVVPRRASIARAVRDMGRAS